GGCCGAAAAGACCTTTGTCCCGGCAAGATTAGCAGGCAAGCCGGAGCGGCGCGCAAGAAGTTGTTGGCGTCCGCTGTCTGCGCGCGTCACGGCGCGTGGCGTAGGGCAGGGATGATGGAGATCGAGGCATGAAGACGGCGTTCGTGGGATTGGGCGTGATGGGCTTCCCGATGGCGGGGCATCTGACGCGGGCGGGCCACGAGGTCGGGGTCTTTAATCGCAGTCCGGAAAAGGCGCGACGGTGGTCGGAATTATTTGGCGGACGGGCGTGCTCCACGCTGGCCGAGGCGGCGGCGGACGTCGAACTGTTGGCGCTCTGCGTAGGCGATGACGACGATGTACGCGCTGTGGTCGAGGCCACCCTCGAAGCCTTGGCGCCCGGCGCCGTGATCGTGGATCACACGACGACCTCAGCGTCGGTGGCGCGGGAGATGGCCGAACGGGCTGCGGCGACGGGGCGGTTTTTCATCGACGCGCCGGTCTCCGGCGGACAGGCTGGCGCTGAAAGCGGCCAACTTTCCATCATGTGCGGCGGCCCCAATGAAGCGTTCGTTCGGGTTGTCTCGGTGATCGGGGCCTACGCCAAGTCAGTGAAGTTGATGGGCGGGTCTGGATCGGGCCAACTCACCAAGATGGCCAATCAGATCTGCATAGCCGGTATTGTTCAAGGACTATCTGAATCCTTGCACTTTGTCAGAAGATCCGGACTGGACCCCGAGGCTGTTCTGGAAGCGATCTCTAAGGGCGCCGCGCAGTCTTGGCAGATGGAGAATCGCTGGGGGACGATGGCCCAAGGCCAGTTCAACTTCGGCTTCGCGGTTGACTGGATGTTGAAGGACCTTGGGCTGGTCCTCGACGAGGCCGCTCGCAATGGATCGAATCTCGAAATGAC
This is a stretch of genomic DNA from Phenylobacterium immobile (ATCC 35973). It encodes these proteins:
- a CDS encoding NAD(P)-dependent oxidoreductase, encoding MKTAFVGLGVMGFPMAGHLTRAGHEVGVFNRSPEKARRWSELFGGRACSTLAEAAADVELLALCVGDDDDVRAVVEATLEALAPGAVIVDHTTTSASVAREMAERAAATGRFFIDAPVSGGQAGAESGQLSIMCGGPNEAFVRVVSVIGAYAKSVKLMGGSGSGQLTKMANQICIAGIVQGLSESLHFVRRSGLDPEAVLEAISKGAAQSWQMENRWGTMAQGQFNFGFAVDWMLKDLGLVLDEAARNGSNLEMTSLIRDFYVDVRGMGGGRWDTSSLVARLEKPSDA